The following are encoded together in the Culex pipiens pallens isolate TS chromosome 1, TS_CPP_V2, whole genome shotgun sequence genome:
- the LOC120421801 gene encoding general odorant-binding protein 19d-like: MKIILAFCLFTAVAALELSPEEKECQKQVDASEEDVEMFRSLQQPEEHTTKCYYDCMLQRINYSDGKRFNREGFVHTMTQVAKNEQQRKAIQHLAEQCDGTENDDPCELAADIVACLFR; encoded by the exons ATGAAAATAATATTGGCCTTTTGTTTGTTCACAGCTGTAGCTGCATTAGAG CTTTCTCCAGAGGAAAAGGAGTGCCAAAAGCAGGTGGATGCCTCCGAGGAGGATGTCGAAATGTTCAGGTCACTGCAACAGCCAGAGGAGCACACCACCAAGTGTTACTACGACTGCATGTTGCAAAGGATTAACTATTCCGACGGAAAGCGGTTCAACCGGGAGGGATTCGTGCACACGATGACGCAGGTGGCCAAAAACGAGCAGCAACGCAAGGCCATACAGCACTTGGCGGAGCAGTGCGACGGAACGGAGAACGACGACCCGTGCGAGCTGGCGGCCGACATTGTGGCGTGCCTTTTTCGGTGA
- the LOC120421800 gene encoding uncharacterized protein LOC120421800, translating to MMKFPVALGLFVAVVTADIKLTPDERNCQMRQRASDKDVEMFHTMQRPVERTTKCYYDCMMQVMGYSNGKRFIRDRFEDFYLSAAKNDDQRRTIRHLADKCDGTEHDDACELAADIVACIRR from the exons ATGATGAAGTTCCCGGTGGCACTAGGTCTGTTTGTCGCAGTCGTGACAGCTGatataaag CTAACTCCAGATGAGCGCAACTGCCAGATGCGTCAGCGTGCCTCGGACAAGGACGTCGAGATGTTTCATACGATGCAGCGACCGGTTGAGAGAACGACCAAGTGCTACTACGACTGCATGATGCAAGTGATGGGTTATTCCAACGGAAAGCGGTTCATTCGGGACAGGTTCGAGGATTTCTATTTGAGTGCGGCCAAAAACGACGACCAACGGAGAACGATTCGGCATTTGGCGGACAAGTGCGACGGAACGGAACATGACGACGCGTGTGAGCTGGCGGCCGATATTGTGGCGTGTATTAGGCGTTGA